From the Amycolatopsis thermoflava N1165 genome, one window contains:
- a CDS encoding class F sortase — MRNPFTGRGGRVLAAAPAVLLALVLTGCGSDPQPTQAAAPTTSVPVTKPYDKLRPTQVRIPKIGAESSLISVAVNKDGEIAVPSVDKPMQAAWYRLSPVPGDVGPAIILGHVDGNHQPGVFYKLKDVRPGDEIFVDRSDGQQLRFVVDHTTQVPKDQFPQDAVYGNTDGPQLRLITCGGVFDHAEHSYTDNIVVYANLA; from the coding sequence ATGCGCAACCCGTTCACCGGCCGGGGCGGTCGCGTTCTCGCGGCCGCCCCGGCGGTTCTGCTCGCTCTCGTCCTGACCGGCTGCGGCTCCGATCCGCAGCCCACGCAGGCCGCGGCGCCCACCACGTCGGTCCCGGTGACCAAGCCCTACGACAAGCTGCGCCCGACCCAGGTGCGGATTCCGAAGATCGGCGCGGAGTCCTCGCTCATCTCGGTCGCGGTGAACAAGGACGGCGAGATCGCGGTGCCGTCGGTCGACAAGCCGATGCAGGCCGCCTGGTACCGCCTGTCCCCCGTGCCCGGCGACGTCGGCCCGGCGATCATCCTGGGTCACGTGGACGGCAACCACCAGCCGGGCGTCTTCTACAAGCTGAAGGACGTCCGGCCGGGCGACGAGATCTTCGTCGACCGCAGCGACGGGCAGCAGCTGCGGTTCGTGGTCGACCACACCACGCAGGTGCCCAAGGACCAGTTCCCGCAGGACGCGGTCTACGGCAACACCGACGGGCCGCAGCTGCGGCTCATCACGTGCGGCGGTGTGTTCGACCACGCCGAGCACAGCTACACCGACAACATCGTCGTCTACGCGAACCTGGCGTGA
- a CDS encoding GNAT family N-acetyltransferase produces MAEITPALQVAHTADLGAPALAAARELLYDVFEGDLTEHDWEHALGGVHALLWEGPELVAHASVVQRRMVHNGRAWRTGYVEAVGVRADRRRRGYGGVVMEPLERVIREAYEAGALSASDEAIPFYRSRGWTCWRGPLSALTPSGITTTPEEAGGVFVLGTSLDPDGELTCDWRDGDVW; encoded by the coding sequence ATGGCCGAGATCACTCCCGCGCTCCAGGTGGCCCACACAGCCGATCTCGGCGCACCGGCCCTCGCCGCGGCCCGTGAGCTCTTGTACGACGTGTTCGAAGGCGACCTGACCGAGCACGACTGGGAGCACGCCCTCGGCGGTGTGCACGCCCTGCTGTGGGAGGGCCCGGAACTGGTGGCCCACGCGTCCGTGGTGCAGCGCAGGATGGTCCACAACGGGCGGGCCTGGCGCACCGGGTACGTGGAGGCCGTGGGAGTGCGCGCGGACCGCCGGCGGCGCGGCTACGGCGGCGTGGTGATGGAGCCCCTGGAGCGTGTGATTCGCGAGGCCTACGAGGCGGGTGCGCTCAGCGCGTCGGACGAGGCGATCCCGTTCTACCGCTCCCGCGGCTGGACGTGCTGGCGCGGGCCGCTGTCCGCGCTCACGCCGTCCGGGATCACGACGACGCCCGAAGAAGCGGGCGGGGTCTTCGTGCTCGGCACGTCGCTCGACCCGGACGGGGAGCTGACGTGCGACTGGCGCGACGGGGACGTCTGGTGA
- a CDS encoding DUF11 domain-containing protein, translating to MTGLGTTTVSCAGANSTNGSWGTVLVKSVGATSFSQTLQSTGGGEAVAFAVMTLSGSARIGTAATATTGTLTVLPRANGSRYTLSEAASPGSSLASYSQAWTCRNATTGSTTALPSGAGTKAVAPQPGDDITCTITNTPLPADPAIAKAATPQVNAGETVTYLLVVTNDGRGDSSGYTVTDQIPAGLTNVSSSTPGCAVSGSPLTCTGGLLPAGQSSQITVTATADGTVELMRNTATVRGIQPDPAPANNTSNAAVTVVTVPMVAAGVAGVLGLFGGGWALRRRLRRPVS from the coding sequence GTGACCGGTCTCGGCACCACGACCGTCAGTTGCGCGGGCGCCAACAGCACCAACGGCTCGTGGGGCACGGTGCTGGTCAAGTCGGTCGGGGCCACCTCGTTCTCCCAGACGCTGCAAAGCACCGGGGGCGGCGAAGCGGTGGCGTTCGCGGTGATGACCTTGTCGGGCTCGGCCAGAATCGGTACCGCCGCGACGGCGACGACCGGCACACTCACCGTGCTGCCACGCGCGAACGGCAGTCGGTACACCCTGAGCGAGGCCGCGAGCCCGGGCAGTTCGCTGGCGAGTTACTCGCAGGCGTGGACGTGCCGCAACGCGACCACGGGCAGCACGACCGCGCTGCCGTCGGGGGCGGGAACCAAGGCGGTGGCCCCGCAACCCGGTGACGACATCACGTGCACCATCACCAACACCCCGCTCCCGGCCGACCCGGCGATCGCGAAGGCCGCGACGCCGCAGGTGAACGCGGGCGAGACGGTGACGTACCTGCTCGTCGTCACGAACGACGGCCGCGGCGACTCGTCCGGCTACACGGTCACCGACCAGATCCCGGCCGGGCTGACGAACGTGTCGTCGAGCACGCCGGGCTGCGCGGTCTCCGGTTCGCCCCTGACCTGCACCGGCGGGCTGCTGCCCGCGGGCCAGAGCAGCCAGATCACGGTGACCGCGACCGCGGACGGCACCGTGGAGCTGATGCGCAACACCGCGACCGTGCGGGGTATTCAGCCGGACCCGGCACCCGCGAACAACACCTCCAACGCCGCGGTGACGGTCGTGACCGTGCCGATGGTGGCGGCGGGTGTCGCCGGGGTGCTGGGCCTGTTCGGCGGCGGCTGGGCGCTGCGCCGGCGTCTGCGACGCCCGGTGTCGTGA
- a CDS encoding HAD family hydrolase, which produces MCLDIDDTLIDFTSAGKRALSLLIGRADLWPLWERITDWHVARVVAGEIDYASMHHRRTQCFLAEIGVVLEAEDVARFERRRKEVLRSSWRLFDDVLPCLEWLRAADVLIAAVTNASGAHQRAKLADLGLTRFFDHVAIAGEVGAAKPDPVMFHAVCTVLDCDPSEAAHVGDKLHTDAVGARDAGLEGVWLDRTGGDAEVPEGVHVIGGLDELPQLLVSEFARIGVPAQR; this is translated from the coding sequence GTGTGCCTGGACATCGACGACACGTTGATCGACTTCACCTCCGCGGGCAAACGCGCGCTGTCGCTGCTGATCGGCCGGGCCGACCTGTGGCCGCTGTGGGAGCGAATCACCGACTGGCACGTCGCCCGTGTCGTCGCGGGGGAGATCGACTACGCGTCCATGCACCACCGGCGCACCCAGTGCTTCCTCGCCGAGATCGGCGTCGTGCTGGAAGCGGAGGACGTGGCCCGGTTCGAGCGCCGCCGCAAGGAGGTGCTGCGCAGCTCGTGGCGCCTCTTCGACGACGTCCTGCCCTGCCTGGAGTGGCTGCGCGCGGCGGACGTCCTCATCGCCGCTGTGACCAACGCCTCCGGCGCCCACCAGCGCGCCAAGCTCGCCGATCTGGGGCTCACCCGCTTCTTCGACCACGTGGCGATCGCCGGTGAGGTCGGGGCCGCCAAGCCCGATCCGGTGATGTTCCACGCCGTGTGCACGGTGCTCGACTGCGACCCGAGTGAGGCCGCCCACGTGGGCGACAAGCTGCATACCGACGCTGTCGGCGCCCGGGACGCCGGCCTGGAGGGGGTGTGGCTCGACCGGACCGGCGGTGACGCGGAGGTGCCGGAGGGCGTGCACGTCATCGGCGGGCTGGACGAGCTCCCGCAGCTGCTGGTCAGCGAGTTCGCGCGGATCGGCGTGCCCGCCCAGCGCTGA
- the gltX gene encoding glutamate--tRNA ligase: MTETVRARFCPSPTGTPHVGLIRTALFNWAFARHHGGSLVFRIEDTDAARDSEESYQQLLEALRWLGLDWDEGPDAGGEYGPYRQSERRDIYADIARRLLEAGELYEAFSTNEEVAERRKAKGQDPQLGYDNFDRDLTEEQRAAYRAEGRAPVLRLRMPDEDLAWNDLVRGDISFPAGSIPDPVLVRANGDPLYTLTNPVDDALMRITHVLRGEDLLPSTPRQIALYRALERIGVAEFTPQFGHLPYVMGEGNRKLSKRDPQSNLFNYRDRGFIREGLLNYLALLGWSIADDRDTFTVDELVQAFEISKVSANPARFDVKKAEAINGVHVRALDAEDFVQRVVPYLQAAELLPAEPSEEQLARWRTIAPLVQERVTVLGDAAPLVRFLFVPEEEFAPEEDAAAKNLKPDAEPVLRASIQALEALPSWETAAIEQALKDALVEGLGLKPRKAFAPVRVAITGRTVSPPLYESMELLGREVSLGRLRNALPGNAE; the protein is encoded by the coding sequence ATGACTGAGACAGTCCGCGCCCGCTTCTGCCCGTCGCCCACCGGAACCCCGCACGTGGGGCTCATCCGCACGGCGTTGTTCAACTGGGCCTTCGCCCGGCACCACGGCGGCAGCCTGGTGTTCCGCATCGAGGACACCGACGCCGCCCGGGACAGCGAGGAGTCCTACCAGCAACTGCTGGAGGCGCTGCGCTGGCTCGGTCTCGACTGGGACGAGGGTCCCGACGCGGGCGGCGAGTACGGCCCGTACCGGCAGAGCGAGCGACGCGACATCTACGCCGACATCGCGCGCCGCCTGCTGGAGGCCGGCGAGCTGTACGAGGCGTTCTCCACCAACGAGGAGGTCGCCGAGCGCCGCAAGGCCAAGGGGCAGGACCCGCAGCTCGGCTACGACAACTTCGACCGCGACCTCACCGAGGAGCAGCGCGCCGCCTACCGCGCCGAGGGCCGCGCCCCGGTGCTGCGGCTGCGCATGCCGGACGAGGACCTCGCCTGGAACGACCTGGTGCGCGGTGACATCAGCTTCCCCGCGGGCTCGATCCCGGACCCGGTCCTGGTGCGCGCCAACGGCGATCCGCTCTACACGCTGACCAACCCGGTCGACGACGCGCTGATGCGGATCACGCACGTCCTCCGCGGTGAGGACCTGCTCCCGTCGACGCCGCGCCAGATCGCGCTGTACCGGGCGCTGGAGCGGATCGGTGTCGCGGAGTTCACGCCGCAGTTCGGCCACCTGCCGTACGTGATGGGCGAGGGCAACCGCAAACTGTCCAAACGGGACCCCCAGTCCAACCTGTTCAACTACCGCGACCGCGGGTTCATCCGCGAGGGCCTGCTGAACTACCTGGCCCTGCTCGGCTGGTCCATCGCCGACGACAGGGACACGTTCACGGTCGACGAGCTGGTCCAGGCGTTCGAGATCTCGAAGGTGAGCGCCAACCCGGCCCGCTTCGACGTCAAGAAGGCCGAGGCGATCAACGGCGTGCACGTCCGCGCCCTCGACGCCGAGGACTTCGTGCAGCGGGTCGTGCCCTACCTCCAGGCGGCCGAGCTGCTGCCCGCCGAGCCGAGCGAGGAGCAGCTGGCCAGGTGGCGCACCATCGCGCCGCTCGTCCAGGAGCGGGTGACCGTGCTCGGTGACGCGGCGCCGCTCGTGCGGTTCCTGTTCGTGCCGGAGGAGGAGTTCGCGCCCGAGGAGGACGCGGCCGCCAAGAACCTCAAGCCGGACGCCGAACCCGTGCTGCGCGCGTCGATCCAGGCGCTGGAGGCGCTGCCGTCGTGGGAGACCGCGGCCATCGAGCAGGCGCTCAAGGACGCCCTGGTCGAGGGCCTCGGCCTCAAGCCGCGCAAGGCTTTCGCCCCGGTTCGCGTCGCCATCACCGGTCGCACGGTGTCGCCGCCGCTGTACGAATCGATGGAGCTGCTCGGCCGGGAAGTTTCACTCGGACGTCTGCGTAACGCTCTGCCCGGCAACGCAGAGTAG
- a CDS encoding FAD-dependent oxidoreductase, with product MVERTTCVVVGGGPAGMVLGLLLARAGVEVTVLEKHADFLRDFRGDTVHPSTLQLLDELGLGERFAKLPQSRLSTVSLPGPPPLTIADFRGLRIAHPYLAMVPQWDLLDLLADAGRAEPAFHLRMSTEVTSLVREAGRVAGVRYRTADGATGEIRADLTVGCDGRWSVVRREAGLRAREFPVPFDTWWLRLPRRGEERPELMPGMRHGHFAVIIPREEYFQVAYLAAKGLDGQLRAEGVEAFRDRIRTVLPQLADRVDAITSMDDVKHLDVRLNLMTRWHRNGVLCIGDAAHAMSPIGGVGINLAVQDAVATARLLAVPLRRGVVARDLARIRRRRLLPTMVVQAIQRFMHRAVVRPAIEGRRNGPPKPLVTVMNAVPWARRIPAYVIGVGLLPEHAPKWARRNNNTESK from the coding sequence GTGGTCGAGCGCACGACCTGCGTCGTCGTCGGTGGCGGACCGGCCGGGATGGTGCTCGGACTGCTGCTGGCGCGGGCCGGGGTGGAGGTGACCGTGCTGGAGAAGCACGCGGACTTCCTGCGGGACTTCCGGGGCGACACGGTGCATCCGTCGACGCTGCAGCTACTGGACGAGCTGGGCCTCGGCGAGCGGTTCGCGAAGCTGCCGCAGAGCAGGCTGAGCACCGTGTCGCTGCCCGGCCCGCCCCCGCTGACGATCGCGGATTTCCGCGGGCTGCGGATCGCGCACCCGTACCTGGCGATGGTGCCGCAGTGGGACCTGCTGGACCTGCTGGCGGACGCGGGCCGGGCCGAGCCCGCGTTCCACCTGCGGATGAGCACCGAGGTGACTTCGCTGGTGCGGGAGGCGGGCCGGGTGGCGGGCGTGCGGTACCGGACGGCGGACGGCGCGACCGGGGAGATCCGGGCGGACCTGACCGTGGGGTGCGACGGTCGTTGGTCGGTGGTGCGGCGGGAGGCCGGCCTGCGGGCGCGGGAGTTCCCGGTGCCGTTCGACACGTGGTGGCTGCGGTTGCCCCGGCGCGGGGAGGAGCGGCCGGAGCTGATGCCGGGCATGCGACACGGGCACTTCGCGGTGATCATCCCGCGCGAGGAGTACTTCCAGGTCGCCTACCTGGCGGCGAAGGGACTGGACGGGCAGTTGCGCGCCGAGGGCGTGGAGGCGTTCCGCGACCGGATCAGAACGGTGCTGCCGCAGCTGGCGGACCGGGTGGACGCGATCACCTCGATGGACGACGTGAAGCACCTGGACGTGCGGCTGAACCTGATGACACGCTGGCACCGGAACGGCGTGCTGTGCATCGGCGACGCGGCTCACGCCATGTCGCCCATCGGGGGTGTGGGGATCAACCTGGCGGTGCAGGACGCGGTCGCGACGGCCCGGTTGCTGGCCGTCCCCCTGCGGCGCGGAGTGGTTGCCCGGGACCTGGCGCGGATCCGACGGCGCCGATTGCTGCCGACGATGGTGGTCCAGGCGATCCAGCGATTTATGCACCGGGCAGTCGTCCGGCCGGCGATCGAGGGACGGCGAAACGGACCGCCGAAGCCGCTGGTGACGGTGATGAACGCGGTGCCGTGGGCCCGGAGGATCCCCGCCTACGTCATCGGGGTGGGCCTACTGCCCGAGCACGCACCAAAATGGGCACGGCGAAACAACAACACCGAAAGCAAATAA
- a CDS encoding fumarylacetoacetate hydrolase family protein, whose protein sequence is MRLARVAHAGGVAFASVDGDELLEIADHPFGQPNYTGKRFSLADVRLLAPILPSKVIAIGRNYAEHAAEFGNEVPQSPMMFLKPSTSVIGPNAAIKLPAASQRVDFEGELAVVIGQPIRNVKAAQAPAAILGYTIANDVSARDLQKADGQWGRAKGFDTFCPLGPWIETAVDASDLAIRTEVDGELKQDSRTSLLIHKIPELVEFVSGVMTLLPGDVILTGTPAGVGQITDGQTVSITIEGIGTLTNPVQNA, encoded by the coding sequence GTGCGTCTAGCTCGAGTTGCTCATGCCGGTGGGGTCGCCTTCGCTTCCGTCGACGGCGACGAGCTCCTGGAAATCGCCGACCACCCCTTCGGACAGCCGAACTACACGGGCAAGCGGTTCTCGCTTGCCGACGTTCGGCTGCTCGCGCCGATCCTCCCGTCGAAGGTGATCGCGATCGGCCGGAACTACGCGGAGCACGCGGCCGAGTTCGGCAACGAGGTGCCGCAGTCGCCGATGATGTTCCTCAAGCCGTCGACCAGCGTGATCGGCCCGAACGCCGCCATCAAGCTGCCCGCCGCGTCGCAGCGGGTGGACTTCGAGGGCGAGCTCGCGGTGGTCATCGGCCAGCCGATCCGCAACGTGAAGGCGGCGCAGGCCCCGGCGGCGATCCTCGGATACACGATCGCCAACGACGTCAGCGCTCGGGACCTCCAGAAGGCCGACGGCCAGTGGGGCCGCGCGAAGGGCTTCGACACGTTCTGCCCGCTCGGACCGTGGATCGAGACCGCCGTGGACGCCTCCGACCTGGCGATCCGCACCGAGGTCGACGGCGAGCTCAAGCAGGACTCGCGGACCTCGCTGCTGATCCACAAGATCCCCGAACTGGTGGAGTTCGTGTCCGGCGTGATGACGCTGCTGCCCGGCGACGTCATCCTCACCGGCACGCCCGCCGGAGTCGGCCAGATCACCGACGGCCAGACGGTGTCCATCACGATCGAGGGCATCGGCACACTGACCAACCCGGTACAGAACGCGTAG
- a CDS encoding cupin domain-containing protein codes for MAELELVTWARSRVHRGHTELDVHHGSRSTALHGAPAASGDALVSNGAVGADLLRLPAGAGFVPHTHPGHHVLVVTAGIGTITYAGRIHETRAGQVYLIEGEVPHAVGAITDHVILAVGSPHRAIDAEDRMAPVPYEEVVSLDGELCCLICDVITSAPRRPHDVGCPHCPCHACAGQNTGSSAPAGTGISSST; via the coding sequence GTGGCCGAACTCGAACTCGTCACGTGGGCCCGCAGCCGGGTCCACAGGGGACACACCGAACTGGACGTGCACCACGGCTCGCGCTCCACGGCGCTGCACGGCGCGCCCGCCGCGAGCGGGGACGCCCTGGTGTCCAACGGTGCCGTGGGCGCGGACCTGTTGCGCCTGCCCGCAGGCGCCGGGTTCGTGCCGCACACGCACCCCGGTCACCACGTGCTGGTGGTGACCGCGGGGATCGGCACGATCACCTACGCGGGCCGGATCCACGAGACCCGCGCCGGCCAGGTGTACCTCATCGAAGGCGAGGTGCCGCACGCCGTCGGCGCGATCACCGACCACGTCATCCTGGCCGTGGGCTCGCCGCACCGCGCGATCGACGCCGAGGACCGGATGGCGCCCGTGCCGTACGAGGAGGTCGTCTCGCTCGACGGTGAGCTGTGCTGCCTGATCTGTGACGTCATCACCAGCGCGCCGCGGCGGCCGCACGACGTGGGTTGCCCGCACTGCCCGTGCCACGCATGCGCCGGTCAGAACACCGGTTCGTCTGCGCCTGCCGGCACGGGGATCTCCAGCTCGACGTAG
- a CDS encoding AMP-binding protein produces the protein MEPWRAILDGLPDNARVVLRCPTGDAFAELLLACADRRLVAVPLRARVPDTEVARVAAAVGASAVVDGPPRVSRVSLLDGEPGHPDAAGLAFLVHTPGAGRCVMLGRDEVAGNAARTAALHGFSPVRPHATALPLHHVTALVMSLVGTRLTDAPLVLTERFDPVTFFAAVEAEGAQTASLVPAQLRDVVRAGVHWPDCLEYVITSGAPLSRELAADFAARYGPRLRQAYGLTEAVNLSTTMPLLDAAGFREQYVRHQGPVGVPLPGTELRLEDGEVWLRAPELMRGYWGAPEASPVTPDGWLRTGDRGDLRDGFLVLHGRSAELIERGGQRLHPADVEGEWRAAGLSGEFAAVAVPEPALGHEVALVGAVAGLRGVCRTARVRPAVFSSSGFLAAENGQPLRDAMARGLTVRRESALRYEELLDHACRAARAILASPVRPECARARHVYREALALTAAHSPPRQALPGTRTAAHDALDALVVAWPALAEGAPFEEWRRVPADWPMSVYAEYAAEVVIASGRTRGRVLDAGPDDLDSGPGPEMFDTIVATNTVHRAADKEMALRRLRDMLTDGGRLVLAEGTSPTAGATPWALDLLFAAVDGWWDRGGLRGRWEWLRLLRDAGFREPGYAALHAGHHDLGGVVWATK, from the coding sequence GTGGAGCCATGGCGGGCGATCCTCGACGGCCTCCCGGACAACGCCCGGGTGGTGCTGCGCTGCCCGACCGGCGACGCGTTCGCCGAGCTGCTGCTGGCCTGCGCCGACCGCAGGCTGGTGGCGGTTCCATTGCGCGCCCGTGTGCCGGACACCGAGGTGGCCAGGGTCGCCGCGGCGGTCGGAGCCTCCGCGGTGGTCGATGGGCCGCCCCGCGTGTCGCGGGTGAGCCTGCTCGACGGCGAGCCCGGTCATCCGGACGCCGCCGGCCTGGCGTTCCTCGTGCACACCCCGGGAGCCGGCCGGTGCGTCATGCTCGGCCGCGACGAGGTGGCAGGCAACGCGGCGCGGACCGCGGCCCTGCACGGCTTCTCGCCGGTCCGCCCGCACGCCACCGCGCTGCCGCTGCACCACGTCACCGCGCTCGTCATGTCGCTGGTCGGCACCCGGCTCACCGACGCGCCCCTGGTGCTGACCGAGAGGTTCGACCCCGTCACGTTCTTCGCGGCGGTCGAGGCGGAGGGTGCGCAGACCGCATCGCTTGTGCCGGCGCAGCTGCGCGATGTGGTCCGCGCCGGTGTGCACTGGCCGGACTGCCTGGAGTACGTGATCACCTCCGGCGCGCCGCTCTCGCGGGAACTGGCCGCGGACTTCGCCGCCCGGTACGGGCCGCGGTTGCGGCAGGCCTACGGGCTCACCGAGGCCGTCAACCTCAGCACCACCATGCCGCTGCTCGACGCCGCCGGGTTCCGGGAACAGTACGTGCGGCACCAGGGCCCGGTCGGGGTGCCGTTGCCGGGCACGGAGCTGCGCCTGGAGGACGGGGAGGTGTGGCTCCGTGCGCCGGAGCTGATGCGCGGGTACTGGGGCGCCCCGGAGGCGAGCCCGGTGACGCCGGACGGCTGGCTGCGCACCGGGGACCGCGGCGACCTGCGTGACGGTTTCCTGGTCCTGCACGGGCGTTCCGCGGAACTGATCGAGCGCGGCGGGCAGCGGCTGCACCCGGCGGACGTCGAGGGGGAGTGGCGGGCGGCCGGGCTGTCCGGGGAGTTCGCCGCGGTGGCGGTGCCGGAACCCGCGCTGGGCCACGAAGTCGCGCTCGTGGGCGCGGTGGCAGGGTTGCGGGGGGTGTGCCGGACCGCGCGGGTGCGGCCCGCGGTGTTCTCGTCTTCCGGGTTCCTGGCCGCGGAGAACGGGCAGCCGCTGCGCGACGCGATGGCGCGCGGGCTCACCGTGCGGCGGGAGAGCGCGTTGCGGTACGAGGAGCTGCTCGACCACGCCTGCCGTGCGGCGCGGGCGATCCTGGCCTCGCCGGTGCGGCCGGAGTGCGCGCGGGCGCGCCACGTGTACCGCGAGGCACTGGCGTTGACCGCGGCGCATTCCCCGCCGCGGCAGGCACTTCCGGGCACCCGCACCGCCGCGCACGACGCGCTGGACGCCCTCGTCGTGGCCTGGCCGGCTCTCGCGGAGGGCGCGCCGTTCGAGGAGTGGCGCCGCGTGCCGGCCGACTGGCCGATGTCGGTGTACGCCGAGTACGCGGCGGAAGTGGTGATCGCGTCGGGGCGCACGCGCGGCCGGGTACTGGACGCGGGACCGGACGATCTGGACAGTGGGCCGGGACCGGAGATGTTCGACACCATCGTGGCCACGAACACCGTGCACCGCGCCGCCGACAAGGAGATGGCGCTGCGGCGCCTGCGCGACATGCTCACCGATGGCGGACGGCTCGTCCTGGCCGAGGGCACGAGCCCGACCGCCGGGGCGACGCCGTGGGCGCTGGACCTGCTCTTCGCCGCCGTCGACGGCTGGTGGGACCGCGGTGGTCTCCGCGGCCGCTGGGAGTGGCTGCGCTTGCTCCGCGACGCCGGGTTCCGTGAACCGGGTTACGCCGCACTGCACGCGGGACACCACGACCTCGGCGGCGTCGTCTGGGCGACCAAGTAG
- the cimA gene encoding citramalate synthase, whose amino-acid sequence MTRTEPAGLPLGDDFHLYDTTLRDGAQREGISYSVADKLAVARLLDELGVGFIEGGWPGALPKDTEFFARAADGELILKHAALVAFGSTRKAGTTAAEDAQVRALLDSRAPVVTLVAKSDRRHIERALRVDVDEACAMVADTVSFLVGEGRRVFLDAEHFFDGYAFDPDTALRVLEAGFTAGADVVVLCDTNGGQLPLGIAETVREVAARTGFRLGIHCQDDTSCAVANSIAAVQAGATHVQCTANGYGERAGNADLFAVTGNLVAKLGMDVLPTGGAAELTRVSHALAEIANIAPDTHQAYVGSSAFAHKAGLHASAIKVDPLLYNHIDPSSVGNDMRVLVTEMAGRASLELKGRELGVDLAGRPDAVTSVVAKVKELEAEGWSFEAADASLELLLREEVDGPAEPPFTLESYRVVLDHRGDGEVISEATVKVHVAGERVIATAEGNGPVHALDAALRKALSPSLSWLDSVELSDYKVRILPSHPGSDAVTRVLLKSSDGDQEWTTVGVHGSIVEASWLALCDALVHKSMRG is encoded by the coding sequence GTGACCCGCACGGAGCCAGCCGGACTGCCGCTCGGTGACGACTTCCACCTGTACGACACGACTTTGCGGGACGGCGCCCAGCGCGAGGGCATTTCCTACTCGGTGGCGGACAAGCTCGCCGTCGCGCGTCTGCTGGACGAGCTGGGTGTGGGCTTCATCGAGGGCGGCTGGCCGGGCGCGCTGCCGAAGGACACCGAGTTCTTCGCCCGCGCCGCGGACGGGGAGCTGATCCTCAAGCACGCGGCGCTCGTCGCGTTCGGATCGACGCGCAAGGCGGGCACGACGGCGGCGGAGGACGCCCAGGTGCGGGCGCTGCTCGACTCGCGGGCGCCGGTGGTGACGCTGGTCGCGAAGTCCGACCGCCGCCACATCGAGCGCGCGTTGCGCGTGGACGTCGACGAGGCCTGCGCGATGGTCGCCGACACCGTGTCGTTCCTGGTCGGTGAGGGGCGCCGGGTGTTCCTCGACGCCGAGCACTTCTTCGACGGCTACGCCTTCGACCCGGACACCGCGCTGCGCGTGCTGGAAGCCGGGTTCACCGCAGGCGCCGACGTCGTCGTGCTGTGCGACACCAACGGCGGCCAGCTGCCGCTCGGGATCGCCGAAACCGTGCGGGAAGTCGCCGCACGCACCGGTTTCCGCCTCGGCATCCACTGCCAGGACGACACTTCCTGCGCCGTCGCCAACAGCATCGCGGCGGTGCAGGCCGGCGCGACGCACGTGCAGTGCACCGCGAACGGGTACGGGGAGCGGGCCGGCAACGCCGACCTGTTCGCCGTGACGGGAAACCTCGTGGCCAAGCTCGGGATGGACGTGCTCCCCACCGGGGGCGCCGCCGAGCTGACCCGCGTCTCCCATGCCCTTGCCGAAATCGCGAACATCGCACCCGACACCCACCAGGCCTACGTCGGGTCGTCGGCCTTCGCCCACAAGGCGGGGCTGCACGCGAGCGCGATCAAGGTGGATCCGTTGCTGTACAACCACATCGATCCATCTTCCGTCGGCAACGACATGCGGGTCCTGGTCACCGAGATGGCCGGCAGGGCCAGCCTGGAGCTCAAGGGACGTGAGCTCGGGGTGGACCTTGCCGGCCGGCCTGACGCGGTCACCAGCGTGGTGGCGAAGGTGAAGGAGCTGGAGGCCGAGGGCTGGTCGTTCGAGGCCGCCGACGCGTCGCTGGAACTGCTGCTGCGCGAGGAGGTCGACGGCCCGGCCGAGCCGCCGTTCACGCTGGAGTCCTACCGCGTCGTGCTGGACCACCGCGGCGACGGGGAGGTGATCTCCGAGGCGACGGTGAAGGTGCACGTCGCGGGGGAGCGGGTGATCGCGACCGCGGAGGGCAACGGCCCGGTGCACGCGCTGGACGCGGCGCTGCGGAAGGCCCTGTCGCCGTCGCTGTCCTGGTTGGACAGTGTCGAGCTGTCGGACTACAAGGTGCGGATCCTGCCGAGCCACCCGGGCAGCGACGCGGTGACCCGGGTGCTGCTGAAGTCCAGCGACGGCGACCAGGAGTGGACCACGGTCGGCGTGCACGGCAGCATCGTCGAAGCGAGCTGGCTCGCCCTGTGCGACGCCCTGGTGCACAAGAGCATGCGCGGCTAG